A genome region from Dolichospermum compactum NIES-806 includes the following:
- the cobN gene encoding cobaltochelatase subunit CobN, translating to MHRISATPGGLNQSEGLFFLEQTPAPFVLITAADTDIQTLAAVVPKLPSQFPEIRVANLLQLQQQVSIDDYGEQVLESAQVIVLRLIGGSSYWAYGLEVAQEIVHRNGTNLIVMPGDDGLDFDLISKSTVSQEIVQKIWQYFQEGGTENFLNALQFIADTALSTSFNPPPPQTVPRVGLYERSQNVGAGFPRPIMSQPKVGILFYRAHYLAGNTKVIDALCNALIEKNLQPVPVFVSSLREPGVSEKLCELFAAKDDYHVNLLMNTTSFSLASLETETPQTELWEKLNVPVLQVILCASSVEQWESESQGLTPRDIAINVALPEVDGRIISRAVSFKTLQTRNNKLETDVVVYEPVSDRTEFVTQLAANWVRLRVKTPQERRIALILANYPNTNGRLANGVGLDTPASCVEILKALKLAGYELGTIPETGDELIQILTSSVTNDPEGKDWKPINQSLSAAEYQNYFSTLPEIIQKQIIDRWGQPILDAIQNPKSKIQNWAVSGIQFGNVFVGIQPSRGYDIDPSLNYHAPDLEPTHNYLAFYYWVRESFAADAIVHVGKHGNLEWLPGKSVALSNTCYPEIAFGPMPHLYPFIVNDPGEGSQAKRRAQAVIIDHLTPPMTRAELYGPLQQVENLIDEYYEAESLDPSRLPTIRDRIQELVIKENLYKDLGITNPQDIANFETLILNSLDGYLCELKEAQIRDGLHIFGQCPQGTQLRDIIVAIARIPNRYYIGITRAIAQQWQIDIDPLTDDFSTPLSAPLRLCERLKSCHIIGDVVELLEIEAAHLVEEVISGRRPCAPTDWISDKLLPALRQTNQETTNLLRGLDGKYVPSGASGAPTRGRPEVLPTGKNFYAVDIRAIPTETAWDIGRKAAETLIETYTQEHGEYPQTLGLSVWGTATMRTGGDDIAEALALLGVQPVWDGAARRVVDFEILPLSIVGRPRVDVTLRISGFFRDAFPNLIALFDQAVKAVSALDEPPDQNPLADTVRQETEQWTQEGLSLEVAQERSQYRVFGSKPGAYGAGLQGLIASQNWENDQDLAQAYTNWSAYAYSSSEETGNKNAEAFAQRLKQMQIILHNQDNREHDLLDSDDYYQFQGGLTAAVRSLQGKNPQTYFGDNSNTSQPKIRQLSAEIARVYRSRVVNPKWIAGVMRHGYKGAFEMAATVDFLFAYDATAQCIEDYMYQGVVEAYLENPTVCEFIHDKNPWALRDIAERLLEANQRGLWQDVNIQTLENLRNLVHQAEATIEEK from the coding sequence ATGCACAGAATCAGCGCCACACCAGGCGGATTAAATCAGTCAGAAGGTTTATTTTTCCTCGAACAAACTCCTGCCCCTTTCGTATTGATTACAGCAGCCGATACTGATATTCAAACCCTAGCGGCTGTAGTTCCTAAATTACCTAGTCAATTCCCCGAAATCAGGGTAGCCAACTTATTACAACTACAGCAACAAGTAAGTATAGATGATTATGGTGAACAGGTTTTAGAATCTGCCCAAGTTATTGTACTTCGTCTCATAGGAGGAAGTTCTTACTGGGCGTATGGTTTAGAAGTGGCACAGGAAATTGTACACCGTAATGGTACAAACCTCATTGTCATGCCAGGAGATGACGGACTTGATTTTGATTTAATTTCCAAATCTACAGTTTCTCAAGAAATTGTCCAGAAAATTTGGCAATACTTTCAAGAAGGTGGTACAGAAAATTTCCTCAACGCTTTGCAATTCATCGCTGATACAGCCCTATCAACATCGTTTAATCCCCCACCACCACAAACTGTTCCCCGTGTAGGTTTGTACGAAAGAAGTCAGAATGTAGGGGCGGGGTTTCCCCGCCCAATTATGAGTCAGCCAAAGGTTGGTATTTTGTTTTATCGCGCTCATTATTTAGCAGGAAATACTAAAGTTATTGATGCTTTATGTAATGCTTTGATAGAGAAAAATTTACAACCTGTACCAGTTTTTGTTTCTTCATTGCGTGAACCTGGTGTAAGTGAAAAGTTGTGTGAATTGTTTGCGGCAAAAGATGATTATCATGTTAACTTGTTAATGAATACCACCAGTTTTTCTCTAGCAAGTTTGGAAACAGAAACGCCGCAAACTGAACTTTGGGAAAAATTAAATGTTCCGGTTTTGCAAGTAATTCTTTGTGCTAGTTCTGTTGAACAATGGGAATCAGAATCACAAGGTTTAACACCTCGTGATATTGCCATAAATGTGGCATTACCAGAAGTAGATGGGCGAATTATTAGTCGGGCTGTGTCTTTCAAAACCTTACAAACTCGGAATAATAAATTAGAAACCGACGTGGTAGTTTATGAACCCGTGAGCGATCGCACTGAATTCGTTACCCAACTGGCTGCAAACTGGGTACGATTGCGGGTAAAAACACCCCAAGAACGCCGCATAGCTCTAATTTTAGCAAATTACCCCAACACCAACGGACGGCTCGCCAACGGCGTAGGACTGGACACTCCTGCCAGTTGTGTAGAAATTCTCAAAGCCTTAAAATTAGCTGGTTATGAATTAGGAACTATTCCCGAAACTGGAGACGAATTAATTCAAATTCTCACATCTAGCGTTACCAATGATCCTGAAGGAAAAGACTGGAAACCAATAAATCAAAGTTTGTCAGCAGCAGAATATCAAAACTATTTTTCTACCCTACCAGAAATAATCCAAAAACAAATTATTGATCGTTGGGGACAACCTATTTTAGATGCAATCCAAAATCCAAAATCCAAAATCCAAAATTGGGCGGTTTCTGGAATTCAATTTGGTAACGTTTTTGTCGGTATTCAACCATCACGAGGTTACGATATTGATCCTAGTTTAAATTATCATGCCCCAGATTTAGAACCAACACATAATTATTTGGCCTTTTATTATTGGGTGCGTGAATCTTTTGCTGCTGATGCCATAGTTCATGTTGGCAAACATGGCAACTTAGAATGGCTACCTGGAAAAAGTGTCGCCTTATCTAACACTTGTTATCCAGAAATTGCCTTCGGACCAATGCCCCATTTATATCCATTTATTGTCAATGATCCTGGAGAAGGTTCGCAAGCAAAAAGACGCGCCCAAGCCGTCATCATTGATCACCTCACCCCACCAATGACACGCGCCGAATTATATGGACCATTGCAACAAGTAGAAAACCTAATTGATGAATATTACGAAGCCGAAAGTTTAGATCCTTCCAGATTACCAACAATACGCGATCGCATTCAAGAACTCGTCATCAAAGAAAACCTTTACAAAGACTTAGGAATTACCAACCCCCAAGACATTGCCAACTTTGAAACCTTAATTTTAAACTCCCTAGACGGTTACTTATGCGAACTTAAAGAAGCCCAAATCCGCGACGGCTTGCACATATTTGGTCAATGTCCCCAAGGAACACAATTGCGAGACATCATAGTAGCGATCGCCCGCATCCCCAACCGCTATTATATCGGCATTACCCGCGCCATAGCCCAACAATGGCAAATAGACATAGACCCCCTCACCGACGACTTTTCCACCCCCCTCTCTGCGCCTCTGCGCCTCTGCGAGAGACTTAAATCCTGCCACATCATCGGCGATGTCGTCGAACTCCTAGAAATAGAAGCCGCCCATTTAGTAGAAGAAGTTATCTCTGGGCGCAGGCCCTGCGCCCCTACGGATTGGATCAGCGACAAACTCCTTCCAGCCCTACGACAAACCAATCAAGAAACCACCAACCTCTTACGAGGACTTGACGGCAAATACGTTCCTAGCGGGGCTTCTGGCGCACCTACACGCGGTCGCCCCGAAGTCCTACCCACAGGCAAAAACTTTTACGCCGTTGATATTCGTGCCATACCCACAGAAACCGCCTGGGATATCGGCAGAAAAGCCGCTGAAACCCTGATTGAAACCTACACCCAAGAACATGGAGAATATCCCCAAACCCTGGGTTTATCCGTATGGGGAACAGCTACCATGCGGACTGGTGGTGATGACATAGCCGAAGCTTTAGCCTTACTCGGTGTGCAACCCGTTTGGGATGGTGCAGCGCGACGAGTAGTAGATTTTGAAATTTTACCCTTATCAATTGTCGGTCGTCCCCGTGTTGATGTCACCTTGCGAATTTCCGGGTTTTTCCGGGATGCTTTCCCCAATTTAATCGCTTTATTTGATCAAGCAGTGAAAGCCGTTTCCGCTTTAGATGAACCACCGGATCAAAATCCCCTAGCAGATACAGTTCGTCAAGAAACGGAACAATGGACTCAAGAAGGTTTATCTTTAGAAGTAGCCCAAGAACGATCGCAATATCGTGTTTTTGGTTCAAAACCAGGGGCTTATGGTGCCGGACTCCAGGGACTCATCGCCTCCCAAAACTGGGAAAATGATCAGGACTTAGCCCAAGCTTACACAAATTGGAGTGCTTACGCCTATTCTTCTAGTGAGGAAACAGGGAATAAAAATGCAGAAGCCTTTGCACAACGCCTAAAGCAAATGCAAATCATCCTCCACAATCAAGACAACCGAGAACACGATTTACTCGATTCCGACGATTATTATCAATTCCAGGGTGGTTTAACCGCAGCCGTGCGTTCCCTCCAAGGTAAAAATCCCCAAACCTACTTTGGCGATAATTCCAACACATCCCAGCCCAAAATCCGTCAACTTAGTGCTGAAATTGCCAGGGTTTATCGTTCCCGCGTCGTTAATCCTAAATGGATAGCTGGAGTCATGCGTCATGGATATAAAGGTGCATTTGAAATGGCTGCAACCGTAGATTTTCTCTTCGCTTATGATGCTACCGCCCAATGTATTGAAGATTATATGTATCAAGGTGTCGTCGAAGCCTACTTAGAAAATCCTACCGTTTGTGAGTTTATTCATGACAAGAATCCCTGGGCATTACGCGATATTGCAGAAAGATTACTAGAAGCTAACCAACGCGGCTTATGGCAGGATGTGAATATACAAACCCTCGAAAACCTCCGCAATTTGGTGCATCAAGCGGAAGCAACTATCGAAGAAAAATAA
- a CDS encoding EVE domain-containing protein: protein MGIKETPELANTLLLKQPRLSVMPLTKAEFELIIKLAN from the coding sequence TTGGGAATAAAAGAAACTCCAGAATTAGCAAACACCCTCTTACTCAAACAGCCAAGACTCTCAGTAATGCCATTAACTAAAGCTGAGTTTGAGTTGATTATAAAATTAGCAAATTAA
- the vapC gene encoding type II toxin-antitoxin system tRNA(fMet)-specific endonuclease VapC, translated as MIYLLDTNTCIGYINRRSPAIYQDFLAISPDDVCICDVVKFELYYGAYKGSRTTENLQILDKFFADLTSFPFEAKAAQICGQIRPKLQAKGTPIGAYDLQIAAIALATNLTLITHNTREFERVENLALEDWE; from the coding sequence ATGATTTATCTACTCGATACCAACACCTGCATTGGTTATATCAACCGCCGCAGCCCTGCAATATACCAGGACTTTCTAGCCATTTCCCCTGATGATGTCTGTATTTGTGATGTCGTTAAATTTGAGCTTTATTATGGAGCTTATAAAGGTTCACGAACCACCGAAAACTTACAAATCCTAGATAAATTCTTTGCTGATTTAACTAGCTTTCCCTTTGAGGCAAAAGCCGCCCAAATCTGCGGACAAATACGTCCCAAACTACAAGCTAAAGGGACACCTATCGGAGCATACGATCTACAAATTGCAGCGATTGCCCTAGCAACCAATCTCACCCTGATCACCCATAACACCAGAGAATTTGAACGAGTTGAAAACCTAGCCCTTGAAGATTGGGAATAA
- a CDS encoding GxxExxY protein: MLVELKATKQLEDVHFAQALNYLKVYKLEVGLLINFGSESVQFKRLIKT; this comes from the coding sequence ATATTAGTCGAATTAAAAGCCACCAAACAACTAGAAGATGTCCACTTTGCCCAAGCATTAAATTATCTCAAAGTATATAAATTAGAAGTTGGATTATTGATTAATTTTGGTAGTGAAAGCGTACAATTTAAAAGACTAATAAAAACATAA
- a CDS encoding IS4 family transposase, whose amino-acid sequence MNQINLLRDTLKPHLEWHGARLSFLALFLISLLRVKTVNLVELATGFRNCAKNESNYKRLQRFFRDFDIDYAVIAKMIVKIMNIPQPWVLSIDRTEWRFGQIWLNILMLGVVHNGVAYPLVWQILEKKGNSNTDERMDLLDRFGQLFPDAQVDYISADREFVGAEWLSYLLLEPNIPFRIRIRHTDLISDTEKTLPGSVIFAHLAAGESQVLSTRRWVWGRSVYVAGLRLDDGKLLIVISDTSPQTIIADYGRRWGIETLFGMFKTRGFCLESTHFIDSNRLSKLLALLSLAMCWAVKTGEWLHQHQPIKIKKHGRFAKSVFRYGLDYLRSLVTDLDLKYDDFLLSLNFLSCT is encoded by the coding sequence ATGAACCAGATTAACCTATTACGAGACACACTAAAACCACATTTGGAATGGCATGGAGCGCGTCTAAGCTTTTTAGCGTTATTTTTAATATCTTTATTAAGAGTAAAGACAGTGAACTTGGTAGAATTAGCAACTGGTTTTCGCAACTGTGCTAAAAACGAATCCAATTACAAACGGTTGCAAAGATTTTTCCGAGATTTTGATATAGATTATGCAGTCATAGCGAAAATGATTGTAAAAATCATGAACATTCCCCAGCCTTGGGTGTTAAGTATTGACCGGACTGAATGGCGTTTTGGTCAAATATGGTTAAATATCCTCATGTTGGGAGTAGTACATAATGGTGTCGCTTACCCCCTAGTTTGGCAGATATTGGAGAAGAAAGGTAACTCCAACACGGATGAACGAATGGATTTACTTGACCGATTTGGACAACTGTTCCCAGATGCACAAGTTGACTATATCAGTGCTGACAGAGAATTCGTGGGGGCAGAATGGTTAAGTTATTTACTGCTTGAACCAAATATTCCATTCCGAATCAGGATTCGTCACACTGATTTAATTAGTGATACAGAAAAGACTCTTCCAGGTAGCGTCATTTTTGCTCATCTGGCTGCGGGTGAATCTCAGGTTTTATCTACTCGTCGTTGGGTCTGGGGTCGTTCAGTTTATGTAGCTGGTTTACGTCTTGATGATGGCAAGTTATTAATCGTGATTTCTGATACTTCTCCCCAAACCATAATTGCTGACTATGGCCGTCGTTGGGGGATTGAAACTTTGTTCGGTATGTTTAAAACTCGTGGTTTTTGCTTGGAATCTACACATTTTATTGATTCTAACCGATTGAGTAAGCTCTTAGCTTTACTGTCATTAGCTATGTGTTGGGCTGTCAAGACTGGAGAATGGTTGCATCAACACCAACCTATCAAAATCAAGAAACATGGACGTTTTGCTAAAAGTGTTTTTCGTTACGGTTTAGATTATCTGCGTTCTCTTGTTACTGATTTAGATTTGAAATATGACGACTTTCTTCTCTCTCTCAATTTTTTGTCCTGTACTTAG
- a CDS encoding N-acetylmannosamine-6-phosphate 2-epimerase, whose amino-acid sequence MTNLPKGLIVSCQAPVNSPLHDPYVIAAMAQAAVNNGAVAVRIDTPSHIQAVRQKVQVPIIGLWKQVITGSNVYITPQFHHAVAVSEAGADIIAVDATTRNRPGDEKLADIITLIHQKLNKPVMADVDTYEAAQLAVNAGADIVGTTLFGYTTETQNCSPPGWKLLSQIIENLDTFVICEGGVSSPEMAKKALDLGANAVVVGGAITGIDLLVKAYIMEVRS is encoded by the coding sequence ATGACTAATTTACCAAAAGGATTAATCGTTTCCTGTCAAGCACCTGTAAACTCTCCATTACATGATCCTTATGTAATTGCGGCCATGGCACAAGCAGCGGTAAATAATGGGGCTGTAGCTGTGAGAATTGACACTCCCAGTCATATCCAAGCTGTGCGGCAAAAAGTCCAAGTTCCCATTATTGGACTGTGGAAACAAGTAATAACTGGTTCTAATGTTTATATTACACCACAATTTCATCATGCTGTGGCTGTATCTGAAGCAGGTGCGGATATTATTGCCGTAGATGCTACTACGAGAAATCGTCCTGGCGATGAAAAGTTGGCAGATATTATTACTCTCATTCATCAGAAATTAAATAAGCCAGTTATGGCAGATGTAGATACCTATGAGGCTGCACAATTAGCTGTAAATGCAGGTGCAGATATTGTGGGAACTACTCTTTTTGGGTACACAACGGAAACTCAAAACTGTTCTCCTCCTGGTTGGAAATTACTCAGCCAAATCATAGAAAATCTTGATACTTTTGTGATTTGTGAAGGTGGTGTTTCTTCACCGGAAATGGCTAAAAAGGCTTTGGATTTAGGCGCTAATGCTGTTGTTGTTGGTGGGGCAATTACTGGAATTGATTTGTTAGTTAAAGCTTATATAATGGAAGTCAGGAGTTAA
- a CDS encoding XRE family transcriptional regulator, with translation MTTNILDNIDLRTLGELLQQARKKCNMTQADAAKIIDAARTTMIAIEKGERRLKANELIKLARAYGRSVSEFVRQRPIVQPFEVQFRAVYQRSQEQQAEIEPFILHLEELCQNYLELEKIMDAPIARNYPLEYQVTDMPIKSAAESIAVAERQRLGLGDAPISQLRDILEQDVGLRIFYLQMPQKYSEVYSYNEEVGGCMAINANHPEERRCWSMAHGYLHFLAHRQKPEFHFDGQYQRFPESEQLAETFPKYFLMPTSGLLKRFNDMYRTHGKFTPTNLFTLAHYYGVSIEALVYRLEEMELLPSGTWEKLRDRGLKVRKVQEELGLEQIPQRVDMMPLHYQHLAIEALDQGLITEGRFAEFLHVDRLEARRIAEVLREYSSGMMEEDTDFDLRQIQTAGK, from the coding sequence ATGACTACCAATATCCTGGATAACATTGATCTACGGACATTAGGAGAACTCCTCCAACAAGCCCGTAAAAAATGCAACATGACTCAAGCTGATGCAGCTAAGATTATTGATGCTGCACGCACTACCATGATCGCGATTGAAAAAGGAGAACGTCGCCTCAAAGCCAATGAATTAATTAAACTTGCTCGTGCTTACGGACGTTCTGTGAGTGAATTTGTTCGTCAACGTCCAATAGTCCAACCTTTTGAAGTGCAGTTTCGCGCAGTTTATCAACGTAGTCAAGAACAACAGGCAGAAATTGAACCATTTATCCTGCATTTAGAGGAATTATGCCAGAATTATCTAGAACTTGAGAAAATCATGGATGCGCCAATAGCGCGTAACTATCCTCTTGAATATCAAGTAACAGATATGCCGATCAAATCTGCTGCGGAAAGTATAGCGGTAGCAGAACGTCAACGGCTGGGTTTAGGTGATGCGCCTATTTCCCAACTACGCGACATCCTAGAACAAGATGTGGGTTTACGGATCTTCTATTTGCAGATGCCGCAAAAATACTCAGAAGTGTATAGCTATAACGAAGAAGTTGGCGGTTGTATGGCTATCAATGCTAATCATCCAGAAGAGCGTCGGTGCTGGTCAATGGCGCATGGATATCTGCACTTTTTAGCGCATCGGCAAAAACCAGAATTTCATTTTGATGGTCAATATCAACGATTTCCTGAAAGTGAACAACTAGCGGAAACTTTCCCCAAGTATTTCTTGATGCCTACCAGTGGATTGCTAAAGCGGTTTAATGATATGTACCGTACTCATGGCAAATTCACACCGACCAATTTATTTACACTAGCGCATTATTATGGTGTGTCCATAGAAGCCCTAGTTTATCGGTTAGAAGAAATGGAACTTCTACCTTCAGGAACTTGGGAGAAATTGCGAGATAGAGGTTTAAAAGTCAGAAAGGTACAGGAAGAACTAGGTTTAGAACAGATTCCCCAACGGGTTGATATGATGCCTCTGCACTACCAACACCTAGCAATTGAAGCATTAGATCAAGGTTTAATTACGGAAGGGCGTTTTGCTGAATTTCTCCATGTTGATCGTTTAGAAGCCCGTCGTATTGCGGAAGTATTACGGGAGTATTCAAGTGGAATGATGGAAGAAGATACGGATTTTGATTTGCGTCAGATACAAACTGCTGGGAAGTGA
- the ygfZ gene encoding CAF17-like 4Fe-4S cluster assembly/insertion protein YgfZ, producing MLISAIDTKDVKAMQAVREGVVVGDRSPSGLIRISGDDMLRFLHNQSTNNFQSLKPGQGCDTVMVTSTARTIDLVTAYVLNDAVLLLVSPNRRQELMKWLDRYIFPADQVKLTDVTEETGILSLIGPQSHGIVEKLGAGDLIGQADGNHILVDGVIVAVGSGLAAPGYTLVLPRAEKQTWWEKIRSLRAEELSDRAWEMLRILQGRPAPDSELTDDYNPLEVGLWHTVSFNKGCYIGQETIARLNTYKGVKQYLWGIHLSAAAAPGTVITIGEEKVGKLTSYTTTPDGHFGLGYIRSKAGGVGLKVRVGEAAGEIMAIPFVSHEYPSSNV from the coding sequence ATGTTAATATCAGCAATTGATACTAAAGATGTAAAGGCTATGCAAGCGGTACGGGAAGGGGTGGTGGTGGGCGATCGCTCTCCTTCGGGACTTATCCGTATTTCTGGCGATGATATGCTTCGCTTTTTACACAATCAAAGCACTAATAATTTTCAATCGCTCAAACCCGGTCAGGGCTGCGATACTGTGATGGTGACATCTACAGCCCGCACGATAGATTTAGTTACTGCTTATGTATTAAATGATGCTGTTTTATTGTTGGTTTCCCCTAACCGTCGTCAGGAACTGATGAAATGGTTAGATCGGTATATCTTCCCTGCTGATCAGGTTAAATTAACTGATGTTACCGAAGAAACAGGGATATTAAGCCTCATTGGACCCCAAAGTCATGGTATTGTTGAAAAATTGGGCGCTGGTGATTTAATTGGTCAAGCAGATGGTAATCACATTTTAGTTGATGGGGTGATAGTTGCAGTGGGTAGCGGCTTGGCTGCACCCGGATATACACTGGTTTTACCCCGCGCGGAAAAACAAACATGGTGGGAGAAAATACGGTCATTGAGGGCTGAGGAATTGAGCGATCGCGCTTGGGAAATGTTACGAATATTACAAGGTCGTCCCGCTCCCGACTCAGAACTCACAGATGATTATAATCCCCTGGAAGTTGGCTTATGGCACACAGTTTCCTTTAATAAAGGTTGTTATATCGGTCAAGAAACCATTGCCAGACTCAATACATACAAAGGTGTAAAACAATACCTGTGGGGAATTCATCTCAGTGCTGCGGCTGCACCAGGAACAGTCATCACCATTGGCGAAGAAAAAGTAGGTAAACTTACTAGCTATACAACCACTCCTGATGGTCATTTTGGACTAGGTTACATCAGGAGTAAAGCTGGTGGAGTTGGCTTAAAAGTGCGAGTTGGAGAAGCAGCAGGAGAAATAATGGCTATTCCGTTTGTCTCCCACGAATATCCATCAAGTAATGTCTAA
- a CDS encoding DUF5331 domain-containing protein has protein sequence MDIQHLRQSLKKKWLIYYEQNRSWLVKVRIWKDYYGIRRPSSGYILATLSTLEPELKKILPFISDLNNDPDQIIAALCLHFNPEQELNLLKSQHSTAKNEIVSTSPAHIALTDSPVPKEHKQVLLKMTTGISVIAVATPIHHHSSVKLPGGLGREQIDKRLITTGFPTPNITRISSTHNNILPSWIDELCPGRGNG, from the coding sequence ATGGATATTCAGCATTTACGTCAATCATTAAAAAAGAAGTGGCTAATTTATTACGAACAAAATCGTTCTTGGTTAGTGAAAGTACGAATCTGGAAAGATTATTATGGTATTCGCCGACCTTCTTCTGGTTACATTCTAGCGACTTTATCTACTTTAGAACCAGAGTTAAAAAAAATTCTCCCTTTCATTTCGGATTTAAACAATGATCCTGATCAGATAATTGCGGCTTTGTGTTTGCACTTCAATCCTGAACAGGAATTAAACTTATTAAAATCCCAGCATTCTACTGCAAAAAATGAGATTGTTAGTACCTCTCCGGCTCATATAGCCTTGACAGATTCACCTGTACCCAAAGAACACAAACAGGTGTTATTGAAAATGACTACAGGCATTTCTGTGATTGCTGTTGCTACACCGATTCATCATCATTCTTCAGTCAAGCTACCTGGAGGATTGGGAAGGGAACAAATAGATAAACGATTGATAACTACAGGATTTCCCACCCCAAATATTACCCGGATTTCATCTACTCATAACAATATTTTACCGTCTTGGATAGATGAATTGTGTCCAGGTAGAGGAAATGGGTAA
- a CDS encoding (2Fe-2S) ferredoxin domain-containing protein, with product MNELISNIQIQEQPLPICVKVCQHRTCRKQGATEVLADLKAFPLPNVTVTSSGCLGQCGNGPMVLVVPEMVWYCRVLPQEVPRLVEQHLLGGQRVKKMLYYRFHPQG from the coding sequence ATGAATGAATTAATATCAAATATCCAAATACAGGAACAACCTCTTCCTATTTGTGTAAAAGTATGTCAACATCGTACTTGTAGAAAACAGGGTGCAACGGAAGTTTTAGCGGATTTAAAAGCTTTTCCTCTACCTAATGTGACAGTTACATCTAGTGGCTGTTTAGGTCAATGTGGTAATGGTCCAATGGTGCTAGTTGTACCCGAAATGGTTTGGTATTGTCGGGTTTTACCCCAAGAAGTACCCAGATTGGTAGAACAACATTTATTAGGTGGTCAAAGAGTGAAGAAAATGCTTTATTATCGGTTTCATCCCCAGGGATAA
- a CDS encoding ABC exporter membrane fusion protein has product MQNHKLKGSLSSQFILRLAIAKRSAGIAIAILASLSVASISVFIVLKFRDIDHQKSASPVVALPEIKTVTALGRIEPEGEVIKLSAAISGEGSRVEKILVKEGDMVKIGQVIAILDNSDRLQAELTEATAEVNIIKAKIAQIQAGAKPGEITAQKAIIDRLAAESQGDIDTQKATLEKLQAELLNAEAENNRYQELYTEGAISASQRDSKNLNVQTAKKNLQAAQSQLKKLELSSQQKIKEAAATLNQISEVRKVDVEAAIAELNRADAVVKKATINLQKAYVKSPQNGQIFEIYTHPGELISSNGIADIGKTSQMYVVAEVYESDITKIIQGNQVRIVSDTFSQELQGKVERIGLQVRKQNLTNTDPSSNIDNRIVKVHIRLNKASSHQAAKFTNMQVKAIISL; this is encoded by the coding sequence GTGCAAAACCACAAGCTAAAAGGTTCATTATCTTCTCAGTTTATTCTCCGATTAGCGATAGCGAAGCGCTCCGCAGGAATCGCTATTGCCATTCTGGCATCTTTATCTGTGGCTAGTATTAGTGTGTTTATTGTCCTCAAATTTCGGGATATAGATCATCAAAAATCAGCCAGTCCTGTGGTAGCCCTACCAGAGATAAAAACCGTCACAGCACTGGGTAGAATTGAACCAGAAGGGGAAGTGATTAAATTATCAGCAGCGATATCTGGAGAAGGAAGTCGAGTTGAGAAGATATTAGTCAAAGAGGGGGATATGGTAAAAATAGGACAGGTAATTGCTATTTTAGATAATAGCGATCGCTTACAGGCAGAATTAACTGAAGCCACAGCAGAAGTAAACATAATTAAAGCTAAAATTGCCCAAATTCAAGCAGGTGCTAAACCTGGAGAAATTACCGCCCAAAAAGCCATCATTGACAGATTAGCAGCCGAAAGTCAAGGTGATATTGATACTCAAAAAGCAACTTTAGAAAAATTACAAGCAGAATTACTCAATGCTGAAGCTGAAAATAACCGTTATCAGGAATTATATACAGAAGGAGCAATTTCTGCTTCTCAAAGAGATAGTAAAAACTTGAATGTACAAACTGCTAAAAAAAATCTTCAAGCAGCACAGTCACAGTTAAAAAAGCTGGAATTAAGTAGTCAACAAAAAATAAAAGAAGCTGCCGCAACCCTCAACCAAATTTCTGAAGTTAGGAAAGTAGATGTAGAAGCAGCAATAGCTGAATTAAATCGAGCAGATGCAGTAGTGAAAAAAGCCACCATCAATCTTCAAAAAGCTTATGTAAAATCTCCTCAAAATGGACAAATATTTGAAATCTACACTCACCCAGGAGAATTAATTTCTAGTAATGGCATTGCTGACATTGGTAAAACCAGTCAGATGTATGTAGTTGCTGAAGTTTACGAAAGTGATATTACAAAAATTATCCAAGGAAACCAGGTACGGATAGTTAGCGATACCTTTTCTCAAGAATTACAAGGAAAAGTAGAACGCATCGGTTTACAAGTAAGAAAACAAAACCTCACCAATACAGATCCTTCCAGCAATATTGACAACAGAATCGTAAAAGTTCACATCCGACTCAATAAAGCCTCTAGTCACCAAGCAGCCAAATTTACCAATATGCAAGTTAAGGCAATTATTAGTCTTTAG